In Saimiri boliviensis isolate mSaiBol1 chromosome 12, mSaiBol1.pri, whole genome shotgun sequence, one genomic interval encodes:
- the KNDC1 gene encoding kinase non-catalytic C-lobe domain-containing protein 1 isoform X4, whose amino-acid sequence MQAEDPEDRPDLQSIVALCEEKLQPLCSCRVCRSLSAVGRRVLSIESFGALQDVSESSWRERHAPGNAGPRRPPGDPGTDPVVLPAPGGRCPPSAPEGPESEASQGPRVSPTKALLSSSMRNGESYGREELAGLVLDAECPAGELDRDALRRSRLRKVRTFPRLLPDSPEAALCLPLTHRKSQLSVSGFLPPDPRKAFLDGKNGLTGFQTQPTRRLWPEQEPELQLGRVPCAGRRVDRVPGAPGSPGQPETSHPSLRLAEARPPPCRADPRDGSSEAQTPGNDEGVPEGARQPGSAASEQRVSLQDLLSQLGRPFREYELWALCLACLRALQSHPQHPAYLCLDSVLVAEDGTVLFQPPPANGTYDSFFLAPELAEERLVTEKAAVYCVAAVLWTAAKFGVPRNQKLALPRRLKTLLLDMAKRSAPERPSTVEAIKVCSSYLLQRGMDSRSILAHLRASTCQVSQEEETISLQNAFSGVERRPSAAPASEPGPGFLPVNSNTRLVAVPGPVPGQHPCCEEAAQLPEAFTSEATHFKPIILTQDPSVARDQPVLAQEESQERNGQREREGEGKLCPEIHTGSPSRKAPDWPQGAAPEPPGESVQRGSAQGCPCPPPQAPANQPDGASAEVPSPPVPALPTKASALPEERGPAGQVLPGVTSGGLRSSALGPTTAQHGPRHPPKPPRSKATERQDQKPEGPRATPAGEHDNQSPDSVPERPRPADRRPCLPCVDTSPLPGRTGCPSLQEATRLIQEEFAFDGYLNNGLEALIMGEYIFALKDLTFATFCGAISEKFCDLYWDEKLLQSLFRVVNGPASPSASAAKEAGSQPDSSPRPCSPSSKRPSLHRLGKEKPAVARASWAPCSPTSVSGVDSDKLSRGNFEVGFRPQRSIKAERVQQPEADKDRQPAGGAPDGEAAAPARSKVGSPAMSPGPAGLQSCSPGWCSAFYEADCFGADVHSYVEGLGRQHADGALPDAHSPELEQQLMIEKRNYRKTLKFYQKLLQKEKRSKGSDVKTMLSKLKGQLEEMKSRVQFLGLVKKYRQVLYAERWGLEPCALPVIVNIAAAPCDTLDFSPLDESSSLIFYNVNKHPGGRQKARILQAGTPLGLMAYLYSSDAFLEGYVQQFLYTFRYFCTPHDFLHFLLDRINSTLSRAHQDPTSTFTKIYRRSLCVLQAWVEDCYTVDFTRNSELLGQLEGFISSKILPLDGSAEHLLGLLDVGKDRRAEGSPRGTDLENPKEAEEDTRPFNALYKRLSEDGLSRKSFPWRLPRGNGLVLPPHKEHPYTIAAALPKPCFLEDFYSPCAKTSEKGPYFLTEYSTHQLFSQLTLLQQELFQKCHPVHFLNSRALGVMDKSTAIPKASSSESLSAKTCSLFLPSYVQDKYLLQLLRNADDISTWVAAEIVTSHTSKLQVNLLSKFLLIAKSCYEQRNFATAMQILGGLEHPAVRQSPAWRILPAKIAAVMEELKAVEVFLKSDSLCLMEGRRFRAQPTLPSAHLLAMHIQQLETGGFTMTNGAHRWSKLRNIAKVVSQVHAFQENPYTFSPDPKLQSHLRQRITRFSGANISTLAAESRANLHHVPSEKHSRKIQDKLRRMKATFQ is encoded by the exons ATGCAGGCGGAGGACCCCGAAGACCGGCCAGATCTCCAG AGCATTGTTGCGCTGTGTGAGGAGAAGCTGCAGCCCCTGTGCTCCTGCCGTGTGTGCCGGAGCCTCTCTGCCGTGGGGAGGAGGGTTCTCTCCATCGAGTCCTTCGGAGCACTTCAGG ATGTCAGTGAGAGCAGCTGGCGGGAGAGACATGCCCCAGGAAATGCTGGGCCCAGGAGGCCGCCTGGGGACCCTGGCACTGACCCGGTGGTTCTGCCTGCCCCTGGGGGCCGGTGCCCGCCCTCCGCCCCTGAAGGACCAGAGTCCGAGGCTAGCCAGGGCCCCAGAGTTTCCCCAACCAAGGCTCTGCTGTCCTCCTCCATGAGAAACGGCGAGAGCTATGGCCGGGAGGAGCTGGCCGGCCTCGTCCTGGACGCTGAGTGCCCTGCCGGGGAGCTGGACAGAGACGCCCTCAGGAGAAGCCGCCTGCGGAAGGTGCGGACATTCCCCAGGCTGCTGCCCGACAGCCCCGAGGCCGCCCTCTGCCTGCCGCTGACCCACAGGAAAAGCCAGCTCTCCGTATCCGGATTCCTCCCTCCGGACCCCAGGAAGGCCTTTCTGGATGGGAAAAATGGCCTGACTGGCTTCCAGACTCAGCCCACACGCAGGctgtggccagagcaggagccgGAACTCCAGCTGGGCAGGGTGCCCTGTGCAGGCCGCAGAGTGGACAGGGTCCCCGGGGCACCCGGCAGCCCAGGCCAGCCTGAGACTTCACATCCCAGCCTGAGGCTGGCAGAGGCCAGACCCCCACCCTGCCGCGCAGACCCTCGAGATGGGAGCAGTGAAGCCCAGACTCCCGGGAATGACGAGGGAGTTCCGGAGGGCGCCAGGCAGCCAGGAAGTGCAGCCTCGGAGCAG CGCGTGTCCCTGCAGGACCTCCTGTCGCAGCTGGGCCGGCCCTTCCGGGAGTACGAGCTGTGggccctgtgcctggcctgcctccGCGCCCTGCAGTCACACCCCCAACACCCAG CCTACCTGTGTCTGGACTCCGTGCTGGTCGCTGAGGACGGGACTGTGCTCTTCCAGCCGCCCCCTGCCAATG GCACCTATGACTCGTTCTTCCTGGCTCCTGAGCTGGCAGAGGAGAGGCTGGTCACAGAAAAG GCCGCTGTGTACTGCGTGGCCGCTGTCCTGTGGACCGCAGCCAAGTTCGGCGTCCCCCGAAACCAGAAGCTGGCGCTGCCACGCAGGCTCAAGACCCTCCTCCTGGACATGGCCAAGCGCAGTGCCCCAGAGCGGCCGTCCACGGTGGAGGCCATCAAG GTGTGCAGCAGCTACCTCCTGCAGCGAGGCATGGACAGCCGGAGCATCCTCGCCCACCTCAGAGCTTCCACCTGCCAG GTGTCCCAGGAGGAAGAGACCATCAGCCTCCAGAACGCCTTCTCAGGGGTTGAACGGAGGCCCAGCGCAGCACCAGCCTCAGAGCCCGGCCCAG GCTTCCTGCCGGTGAACAGCAACACCAGGCTTGTGGCTGTGCCAGGGCCCGTGCCCGGCCAACATCCCTGCTGTGAAGAAGCCGCCCAGCTGCCCGAGGCATTCACCTCCGAGGCCACGCACTTCAAGCCCATTATCCTCACGCAGGACCCCAGTGTGGCCAG GGACCAGCCTGTCTTGGCCCAGGAGGAATCCCAGGAGAGGAACGgccagagggagagggaaggtgaagggaagctCTGCCCGGAGATCCACACCGGGTCACCCAGTCGGAAGGCACCTGACTGGCCACAGGGAGCAGCCCCAGAGCCTCCTGGGGAGTCAGTGCAGCGTGGCTCAGCCCAGGGctgcccctgccctccacccCAGGCCCCAGCAAACCAGCCAGACGGGGCCTCAGCCGAGGTTCCAAGCCCTCCAGTCCCTGCCCTGCCCACAAAGGCATCCGCGCTGCCTGAAGAGCGAGGGCCGGCTGGGCAGGTCCTTCCTGGAGTCACTTCCGGGGGCCTCAGGTCCAGTGCCCTAGGGCCCACCACGGCCCAGCACGGCCCTCGACACCCACCCAAGCCTCCCCGAAGCAAGGCCACCGAGCGCCAGGACCAGAAGCCAGAGGGCCCCAGGGCCACCCCTGCCGGGGAGCATGACAACCAGAGCCCGGACAGTGTCCCAGAGAGGCCACGGCCCGCGGACCGGAGGCCCTGTCTGCCCTGTGTGGACACCTCGCCACTGCCAGGGAGGACGGGCTGCCCGTCGCTGCAGGAGGCCACACGCCTCATCCAGGAGGAGTTTGCCTTCGATGGCTACCTGAACAACGGGCTGGAGGCACTGATCATGG GGGAGTACATCTTCGCCTTGAAAGACCTCACCTTCGCCACTTTCTGTGGCGCCATTTCCGAGAAGTTCTGTGACCTGTACTGGGATGAGAAGCTGCTGCAGAGCCTCTTCCGGGTGGTGAACGGGCCGGCGTCACCCTCCGCGAG TGCGGCCAAGGAGGCTGGGTCACAGCCGGACAGCAGCCCCAGGCCCTGCTCCCCGTCCAGCAAGAGGCCCTCCCTGCACCGCCTGG gAAAAGAGAAGCCGGCCGTGGCCAGGGCCAGCTGGGCCCCCTGCTCACCCACCTCGGTGTCTGGCGTGGACTCAGACAAACTCTCACGGGGAAACTTTGAAGTGGGATTTCGGCCTCAGAGGTCCATAAAAGCCGAGAGAGTGCAGCAGCCTGAGGCGGACAAGGACAGGCAGCCAGCGGGCGGAGCCCCAGACGGGGAGGCCGCGGCTCCGGCTAGATCCAAGGTGGGCAGCCCGGCCATGTCCCCCGGCCCCGCTGGACTCCAGAGCTGCAGCCCGGGCTGGTGCAGCGCCTTCTATGAGGCCGACTGCTTCGGGGCCGACGTCCACAGCTACGTGGAGGGCCTGGGTCGGCAGCACGCGGACGGGGCCCTGCCCGACGCCCACAGCCCG GAGCTGGAGCAGCAGCTCATGATCGAGAAAAGAAACTATCGCAAGACCCTGAAGTTCTACCAGAAGCTCTtgcagaaggaaaagaggagcAAAG GCTCCGACGTCAAGACCATGCTGTCCAAACTGAAAGGGCAGCTGGAAGAAATGAAATCCAGGGTGCAGTTCCTCGGCCTGGTCAAGAAGTAC CGGCAGGTCCTGTACGCGGAGCGCTGGGGCCTGGAGCCCTGCGCCCTGCCAGTCATCGTGAACATCGCGGCCGCACCCTGCGACACGCTGGATTTCAGCCCCCTGGACGAGTCCTCCTCACTCATCTTCTACAACGTCAACAAGCACCCGGGCGGCCGGCAGAAAGCCCGCATCCTGCAGGCCGGCACGCCGCTGGGGCTCATGGCCTACCTCTACTCCAG CGACGCCTTCCTGGAGGGCTACGTGCAGCAGTTCCTGTACACCTTCCGCTACTTCTGCACGCCCCACGACTTCCTGCACTTCCTCCTTGACCGCATCAACAGCACGCTGTCCAG GGCCCACCAGGACCCCACCTCGACCTTCACCAAGATCTACAGGCGGAGCCTGTGCGTGCTGCAGGCCTGGGTGGAGGACTGTTACACCGTGGACTTCACCCGGAACAGTGAGCTGCTGGGGCAGCTGGAGGGCTTCATCTCCTCCAAG ATTCTACCCCTGGACGGCTCTGCAGAGCACCTGCTGGGCCTCCTGGACGTGGGCAAAGACAGGCGGGCCGAGGGCAGCCCTCGGGGCACAGACCTGGAGAACCCCAAGGAGGCGGAGGAAGACACCAGGCCCTTCAACGCCCTCTATAAGAGGCTCTCGGAGGACGGCCTCTCCCGGAAG AGCTTCCCCTGGAGGCTGCCACGGGGCAATGGGCTGGTACTGCCACCGCACAAGGAGCATCCCTACACCATCGCCGCGGCACTGCCCAAGCCCTGCTTCCTTGAGGACTTCTACAGCCCCTGCGCCAAGACCAGTGAGAAGGGGCCCTACTTCCTGACCGAGTACAGCACCCACCAGCTCTTCAGCCAGCTCACGCTGTTGCAGCAG GAGTTGTTCCAAAAGTGCCACCCGGTCCACTTCCTGAACTCACGGGCTCTGGGCGTCATGGACAAGAGCACCGCCATCCCCAA AGCCAGCTCTTCTGAGTCTCTTTCGGCCAAAACCTGCAGCTTATTTCTGCCCAGTTACGTTCAAGACAAGTATCTGCTACAGCTTTTAAGAAATGCAGATGACATCAGCACCTGGGTAGCTGCCGAGATTGTGACCAGCCACACCTCCAAG CTGCAGGTGAACTTGCTGTCCAAGTTTTTACTGATCGCGAAATCTTGCTACGAGCAGAGAAACTTCGCGACGGCCATGCAGATCCTGGGCGGGCTGGAGCACCCGGCGGTCAGGCAG